One genomic segment of Aquamicrobium lusatiense includes these proteins:
- a CDS encoding ABC1 kinase family protein, which translates to MTVLETTFAAARDHKRIAEIAAVLVRFGVDDIAIRLGLGGLLPKRRGRALHADAESLSQPERLRLAIESLGPTFIKLGQILSTRADLLSPEWITELEKLQSDVAPEPWEAIRAQVEEDLGASPDTVFLSFAHTALAAGSIAQVHRATLHDGTDVVVKVRRAGLRPLVEADLRLLSHAAGLVEAQWPEFARYRPREILNHLGAAMGEELDLAAEGRNCEAVAQNLAAMERIKIPRIFSEWSSERLLVQEYIDGIVPNDHAALNATGLDGRELARTGTAAFLRMALVDGLFHADPHPGNLRALPGNRVAFIDFGMVGRLGARRREQLLMLVAAIVETSGERVAALLMEWSGAADIDLPRLEAACDTFVARHGVPPLRLGEAITDFMALAREHDLALPADLALLFKALITADGVMRSLDPDFDALAAAGPIVQEEMIRRYRPGALMGKGKSLALDFAGLAAEAPSLLRLLALRLRQGRIAAEVELKGLDRIGADIRWAATRIAVAIVTAAFALGLAPRLLDFGPTLLGIPVTALLGIAVILGGLAWLLVPRRR; encoded by the coding sequence ATGACCGTTCTCGAAACCACCTTCGCCGCAGCCCGCGACCACAAGCGCATCGCCGAGATCGCCGCTGTGCTGGTGCGCTTCGGCGTCGACGACATCGCCATCCGGCTTGGCCTCGGCGGCCTCCTGCCGAAACGACGCGGGCGCGCGCTCCATGCGGACGCCGAAAGCCTGTCACAGCCGGAACGGCTGCGACTTGCCATCGAATCGCTTGGGCCGACCTTCATCAAGCTTGGCCAGATCCTGTCGACGCGCGCCGATCTCCTGTCGCCGGAGTGGATTACCGAGCTGGAGAAGTTGCAAAGCGATGTCGCGCCCGAGCCGTGGGAGGCGATCCGGGCGCAGGTGGAGGAAGACCTCGGCGCATCGCCCGATACGGTGTTCCTCAGCTTCGCACACACGGCGCTCGCCGCCGGCTCCATCGCGCAGGTCCATCGCGCCACGCTGCACGACGGCACCGATGTCGTCGTCAAGGTGCGCCGGGCAGGCCTCAGGCCGCTGGTCGAGGCCGATCTCAGATTGCTGTCGCATGCGGCTGGGCTGGTCGAGGCGCAATGGCCGGAATTCGCCCGCTACCGTCCGCGCGAAATCCTCAATCACCTGGGCGCGGCGATGGGCGAGGAACTCGACCTTGCCGCCGAGGGCCGCAATTGCGAGGCCGTGGCGCAAAATCTCGCGGCCATGGAGCGGATAAAGATTCCGCGCATCTTCTCCGAATGGAGTTCCGAGCGGCTTCTGGTTCAGGAGTATATCGACGGCATCGTTCCCAACGACCACGCCGCGCTGAACGCCACCGGGCTGGACGGGCGTGAGCTTGCCCGGACCGGCACCGCCGCCTTCCTGCGCATGGCGCTTGTCGACGGCCTGTTCCACGCTGATCCGCACCCCGGCAATCTGCGCGCCCTGCCCGGCAACCGCGTCGCCTTCATAGATTTCGGCATGGTCGGCCGGCTGGGCGCGCGCCGTCGCGAACAGTTGCTGATGCTGGTGGCTGCCATCGTGGAAACCAGTGGCGAGCGCGTGGCCGCCCTTCTCATGGAATGGTCGGGGGCAGCCGACATCGACCTGCCGCGGCTGGAGGCCGCCTGTGACACCTTCGTCGCGCGCCACGGCGTGCCGCCGCTGCGGCTTGGCGAGGCCATCACCGACTTCATGGCGCTGGCGCGCGAGCACGACCTTGCCCTGCCCGCCGACCTTGCCCTGCTTTTCAAGGCGCTGATCACCGCCGACGGCGTCATGCGTAGCCTCGACCCCGATTTCGACGCCCTGGCCGCTGCCGGCCCGATCGTTCAGGAAGAGATGATCCGTCGCTACAGGCCGGGCGCCCTCATGGGCAAGGGGAAGTCGCTGGCGCTTGATTTCGCCGGACTGGCCGCGGAAGCGCCCTCGCTGCTGCGGCTGCTGGCGCTGCGCCTGCGGCAGGGCCGCATCGCCGCAGAGGTTGAGCTGAAGGGGCTCGACCGCATCGGTGCCGACATTCGCTGGGCCGCCACCCGCATCGCGGTCGCCATCGTCACCGCCGCCTTCGCGCTGGGGCTTGCACCGCGCCTGCTGGATTTCGGTCCTACCCTGCTCGGCATCCCAGTTACGGCACTGCTTGGAATTGCGGTCATTCTCGGCGGGCTGGCGTGGCTTCTGGTTCCGCGCCGCCGCTGA